Proteins from a genomic interval of Thermoproteales archaeon:
- a CDS encoding nucleoside deaminase, which yields MIIIDMKFHEKMMREAIKIAKRGIEKGQSPFGCVIVKDGKIIARAHNTVLLTHDPTAHAEINALRKASKKLKTHDLKGCIVYSTCEPCPMCFSAIHWANADMIVYGASIEDAAALGFRELHISNYKMKELGGSRVEIIGGVLREECVKMMKEWSKRSDARTY from the coding sequence GTGATTATCATAGATATGAAGTTCCACGAGAAAATGATGAGAGAAGCAATAAAAATAGCTAAGAGAGGGATAGAAAAGGGGCAGTCGCCATTCGGCTGTGTAATTGTAAAAGATGGGAAGATAATAGCGAGAGCTCACAACACGGTTCTGCTTACGCACGATCCTACAGCACATGCTGAAATAAACGCGTTGAGAAAAGCTTCTAAAAAACTTAAAACTCACGATTTAAAAGGCTGCATCGTTTACAGCACGTGCGAACCTTGTCCTATGTGTTTTTCAGCTATTCACTGGGCAAACGCGGACATGATCGTTTACGGAGCTTCTATAGAAGACGCCGCAGCGCTAGGATTTAGAGAGCTTCATATTTCTAATTATAAAATGAAAGAGCTTGGCGGCAGCCGCGTGGAGATAATTGGGGGTGTTTTGAGGGAAGAATGCGTTAAGATGATGAAAGAATGGAGTAAAAGAAGCGATGCTAGAACCTACTAA
- a CDS encoding Lrp/AsnC family transcriptional regulator → MYKLMLDEKDLQILSELQKNCRISVKKLAKKIRVPITTVYTRIKKLEKLGIIKNYSAILDHKKLGLKTSAFIFISFSYETKNHKKLSQREVARKIAMLPEVQEAHIITGDWDILLKVRVEDIDYLGKFIIDKLRKIEGVEKTLTCVVLDTVKETTKIQLYKT, encoded by the coding sequence ATGTATAAATTAATGCTGGATGAGAAAGATTTACAAATATTGAGTGAGCTACAAAAAAATTGTAGAATATCAGTTAAGAAGCTTGCCAAGAAAATTCGAGTACCTATAACAACTGTATATACTAGAATAAAGAAATTAGAAAAGCTTGGCATAATAAAAAACTATAGTGCCATATTAGATCATAAAAAACTCGGATTAAAAACTTCAGCATTTATATTCATATCATTCTCTTATGAGACGAAAAATCATAAAAAGCTTTCACAAAGGGAAGTCGCGCGTAAAATAGCGATGCTTCCTGAAGTTCAGGAAGCTCACATTATAACTGGTGATTGGGATATACTGTTAAAAGTTAGGGTTGAGGATATAGACTATCTAGGTAAATTTATAATAGATAAACTAAGGAAAATAGAAGGCGTGGAAAAAACGCTAACCTGTGTCGTTTTGGACACGGTAAAGGAGACTACAAAGATACAACTTTATAAAACTTAG